The region GAACGGAATcacaaatgtatatttttattttcatacagagcTGTCTTCCTAAGCTGGAAAAGCGGGTCCTAATGAGAAACGTGCTGCGTGAAGtttgggatggatttttttttcagtggaaaagaagAATCCCCTCAGCTGAAGAGAGGTCTCATACATCCAGATTTCCTTTTACAGAAGTACGGCGTCAATGTGGCCTCATTGCTGCGACTTCTCCTTCCCGCAATTGTTTTTCCATGGATtcctgtgtggggcagggcagaAGCCCAGCCagccttctgcttttcctgctgtacAATTATCCTAGCAAGGCGGTGGCCCCGCTGACTACCAGGTCGTCCCACCTCCAGCTTGTAAGGAGATCCCACAGGGAGGTTTCAAGGAGGTGGGCACGCAGGTAAGGCTCTTGCCCAGGCTGGCAGCAAGCGTATGGGCACGGCCTGGCGGGCACCCACCATCCCTCTGGGTGCGGCCACTTCCCCAGTGGAAAATCCCAGCTcctcccaggctctgctggagAAAGCCCTGGGTGCTGGCCACCCCAGCCACCCTCCCACACCCTGGGAAGCTCCGCTAGCCGCGCTGGTTTTCCAGAGAGCCATGCTACCTTTTAGCAGCAGGCTAGTGCCAGGAGCAATTCCCAGTTgacagctgaatttttttttactgaacttAACTGCAGTGTTTCTTTTCTAAGGCTTGTGTTCCTCATCTGCATCAGCTTGGGATCGGTTAAGTTCATCTTCCCCTGCCGTGGCAACATATTTTCCAGTGAGAGATGGGAACAGAGTCAACTAAAGCCTTGTAAAAGCAACAAAGAACAGTCCTGCTGTCCCAAGGTACCAGCCCGGTGACGGGCAGTGGATTTTCCTTAGCTGCTGTTCTGGGATGTGGGGCCTGTGCTGTTTGCTTTGGGGTTGTGCGCTTTAGGACCCAACATTAAGGAAAGGCTCGAAGGTTTAAATAAGCCTTAGCTGTGTAATACTATTTAGTGTCATGAAATAAGCAAAGCCAGCCCTCCCCTGTCAGGACTCTGCTTTACCCTTCAAACCCTTCTTGGTGAGTTTTACCGTTACTTTTCACCCAGTGCCTGCAAATCGCTGCCTCCAGGCAGCAGCAATGGGGATCTCCCCCCGAGGTAACATTAACtgccctgcacacacacagctgTTTTCGTCTTTCTGCATTATGTCAtcttaaaatgctaaaatttgaGTTCTGTGGAGGAAGGCAGTGTAGTTGTAAAAATAAGGCCTTAATTCTCACGCTTGGAAGTAGCAGAAATGCCACAAAATTACCTTCCCCCAGGCCACACTGGTGCACCCTTCCCCATGAGAAGCATTCAAGGTCTAGGTCTGAACCTGGAGGCAGGAGCCAGTCATCAGCTAACAGGGCCTGGAAGATGGCAGTGTTTTGACTTACAGTAACGGATCTTAAAATTACTTGCAGAAGCACAGAGAACATGCGTCTTTAAATTTACCCAGTCCCTGTAATAATTTCCACATTCTTTCTGGGGTGGAAACCACCATGCTAAGTACACgctgcagctcctcctctttTGGCTTCACAAGCCTGGAGTGTAATTTGGGAGAACAATAAGCAGGGAGGTGGGGGCTTCCTTTCTGGGGGAAGCACCTGTGCACTAACCAGGCCTGCCAGCTTCTAAAAATCAAGTACTgctctgttgttttgggtttgtttaaatagaaaaaaaaaaaacaaaaaacaaacacacaacaccCAGGGAGCAGAGTTATCAACTGACAGATGTAACAACCCAGCCGACAAGTTTAGTGTGAGGAGCTGGTGATGTGCCTGAGCTGTGGCTACTCCAGCCCCACCTTcactctccttccttcccccagcatGTTGTGGaggtctggcttttttttttttttttaaaaaaagatgtgaaagTCACATCCTGTGTTTAGTTAAAGCTCACGCCGTGTTCTGTCCAGACCATTgcttaaaaaggggaaaatatgcaAACTGCTGCTATCACTGGATGGACTCCCAGGGAGCTGAGTATTTAACTGAATTTTTAAGCTCATCCCTGAATGCGCCAGAACAGCCTGAGGAGCAAAGCAGGGTGTGAGGCTGAGTGTGacagggagctgcagccctgcccctctcctgcttCTGAGGGCAGATCCAATGGCAGTTTTTAGGGGCAGTACTCTAAGTTAGCAAAATGGACTCTTTTCTCAAGTTTGCTGAATAAAAGGGCCCTTTCTTCAAGTTTActtaaccccccccaaaaaacaccacaacaaaacaactttCCCCACATATACTAAGAGTTAATACAAGAAGGCTCTTTCCCCAAGTTTGCTGAGAGTTAGTAAAACAACATCTCTTTCCTCAGATTCACTAGGAGTTACTAAGAGATAGCTCTTTCTCTAAGTTTGCCAAGACTTAGAGGGGTCTTCCCCAAAGTTTGCTAAAAGTTAGCAAAAAAAGGGCTCTTTCCCCATGTTTGCTAAGagttagcaaaaaaaataaagggcttcccccccccccgcaagttTGCCACGAGTTACCAAAAAAAGACTGTTTCCCCAGGTTTGCTAGGAGTTACCAAAACAGGCTTTTTTCACAAGGTTGCTAAGAGTAAAAGCGGGTGTTTCTCCTAAATTTGCTAAGAATCAAAGAGGGCTCT is a window of Larus michahellis chromosome 7, bLarMic1.1, whole genome shotgun sequence DNA encoding:
- the LOC141746199 gene encoding uncharacterized protein LOC141746199; its protein translation is MTETCSFSGIRLRSCLPKLEKRVLMRNVLREVWDGFFFQWKRRIPSAEERSHTSRFPFTEVRRQCGLIAATSPSRNCFSMDSCVGQGRSPASLLLFLLYNYPSKAVAPLTTRSSHLQLVRRSHREVSRRWARRLVFLICISLGSVKFIFPCRGNIFSSERWEQSQLKPCKSNKEQSCCPKEGLRVVSCACRRCSYPSLAPWGRTLGSNLRMRRLPSPIDLAQRGGFWRCTGPLAGQCRWLSWSPGA